The following coding sequences are from one Streptomyces venezuelae window:
- a CDS encoding DUF4360 domain-containing protein, whose protein sequence is MAGALLLSGAVAALFGSTLPAQNPTTILDPPPDKIVIEVATVNGSGCPQGTAAVAVSQDNTAFTVTYSDYLARAGGGADPTAFRRNCQLSLIVHVPSGFTYAIASADYRGYASLQPGAKGTEKASYYFQGSPQTAAISHEFKGAYNDNWQATDTTDWAQLVWAPCGVKRNFNINTELRVDLGTSDPAKSSFMTMDSTDGDISTIYHVAWKQCPRA, encoded by the coding sequence ATGGCCGGTGCACTGCTGCTGAGCGGCGCCGTCGCGGCGCTGTTCGGTTCGACTCTCCCCGCGCAGAACCCGACGACGATCCTCGATCCGCCCCCGGACAAGATCGTGATCGAGGTCGCCACGGTGAACGGGTCCGGCTGCCCCCAGGGCACCGCGGCCGTCGCCGTCTCCCAGGACAACACGGCGTTCACCGTGACCTACAGCGACTACCTCGCCAGGGCGGGCGGCGGCGCGGACCCCACCGCGTTCCGCCGGAACTGCCAGCTCAGCCTGATCGTGCACGTTCCCTCGGGCTTCACGTACGCGATCGCGAGCGCGGACTACCGCGGCTACGCCTCGCTCCAGCCCGGCGCCAAGGGCACAGAGAAGGCGTCGTACTACTTCCAGGGTTCGCCCCAGACGGCCGCGATCAGCCATGAGTTCAAGGGCGCCTACAACGACAACTGGCAGGCGACCGACACGACGGACTGGGCGCAGCTCGTGTGGGCGCCGTGCGGCGTGAAACGGAACTTCAACATCAACACGGAGCTGCGGGTCGACCTCGGGACGTCCGATCCCGCGAAGTCGAGCTTCATGACGATGGACTCGACGGACGGCGACATCAGCACGATCTACCACGTGGCGTGGAAGCAGTGCCCGCGCGCCTGA
- a CDS encoding alpha-N-acetylglucosaminidase, which translates to MPLPRRTFLTGLAGTAGVTAVSCSGTTADGAAPHTPASGAAAEAARRLLPRHWNQIEFRTAPKEAGAEDSFRVTGRRGRITVTGATPAVQLTGLRHYLKHVTRADITWAGSRTDHLPDRLPAPGEPLTGAANTPHRFVLNDTNDGYTGAYYDWDYWEHEIDVFALHGYNEVLVYAGTDAVYHRAFQEFGYSDAELRAWIPGPAHQPWWLLQNMASFPHPVSRQLLDARARLGRRICDRLRDLGMTPVLPGWFGTVPPDFEKKNPGARTVPQGDWVGFARPDWLDPRTGHFARVAAAFYRAQDELYGPTTMYKMDLLHEGGKPGDVPVGDAAKGVEKALRAAHPDATWVILGWQHNPPKAITDAVDKKRMLVVDGLSDRFPHITDRESDWGSTPYTFGSIWNFGGHTTLGANTPDWAALYEKWRTKKGSTLSGISLMPEAADNNPAAFELFSELAWRDGDLDLESWFREWSASRYGAADPHAEAAWDILRRTAYGTTRADKWAEGADGLFGARPDLAAKSAAAWSPKKLRYDAAAFEPALGELLAVRAGLRNSSAYRRDLLDVARQALSNRSRVLLPRVKEAYDAGDAARFDRLTREWLTLMDLLERLVATDSRHLLGRWIADARAWGADAAERDRLAYDQLSLLTVWGTRSGAEAGLRDYANREWAGLVGGLYRSRWERYFKELRAALAENRAPEKIDWFVMEEAWTENPGRLATRPKGDTHKAAAKVWDHLKRHGGHVKR; encoded by the coding sequence ATGCCCCTGCCCCGCCGCACCTTCCTCACCGGCCTCGCCGGGACCGCCGGTGTCACGGCCGTCTCCTGTTCCGGCACGACGGCTGACGGCGCCGCCCCTCACACCCCCGCCTCCGGCGCCGCCGCCGAGGCCGCCCGGCGCCTGCTCCCCCGCCACTGGAACCAGATCGAGTTCAGAACCGCGCCCAAGGAGGCAGGCGCCGAGGACTCCTTCCGGGTCACCGGCCGCCGCGGTCGCATCACCGTCACCGGCGCCACCCCCGCCGTGCAGCTCACCGGTTTACGCCACTACTTGAAGCACGTCACGCGCGCCGACATCACCTGGGCGGGCAGCCGCACCGACCACCTCCCCGACCGGCTCCCCGCACCCGGCGAACCACTCACCGGAGCGGCCAACACCCCGCACCGCTTCGTCCTCAACGACACCAACGACGGATACACCGGCGCCTACTACGACTGGGACTACTGGGAGCACGAGATCGACGTGTTCGCGCTCCACGGCTACAACGAAGTCCTCGTGTACGCGGGCACGGACGCCGTTTACCATCGCGCCTTCCAGGAGTTCGGGTACTCGGACGCCGAACTGCGGGCGTGGATACCGGGGCCCGCCCACCAGCCGTGGTGGCTCCTGCAGAACATGGCGTCGTTCCCGCACCCCGTCTCCCGGCAGCTGCTCGACGCCCGCGCCCGCCTGGGGCGCCGCATCTGCGACCGGCTGCGCGACCTCGGCATGACGCCGGTCCTGCCGGGCTGGTTCGGGACCGTGCCGCCGGACTTCGAGAAGAAGAACCCGGGCGCGCGGACCGTCCCGCAGGGCGACTGGGTCGGCTTCGCGCGGCCGGACTGGCTGGATCCGCGCACCGGCCATTTCGCGCGCGTGGCCGCCGCGTTCTACCGCGCGCAGGACGAGCTGTACGGCCCGACCACGATGTACAAGATGGACCTGCTCCACGAGGGCGGCAAGCCCGGCGACGTCCCCGTCGGCGACGCGGCGAAGGGCGTCGAGAAGGCGTTGCGGGCCGCGCACCCCGACGCCACCTGGGTGATCCTCGGCTGGCAGCACAATCCGCCGAAAGCCATCACCGACGCAGTCGACAAGAAGCGGATGCTCGTCGTCGACGGCCTCTCCGACCGCTTCCCGCACATCACCGACCGCGAATCCGACTGGGGCTCGACGCCCTACACCTTCGGCTCCATCTGGAACTTCGGCGGCCACACGACCCTGGGCGCCAACACCCCCGACTGGGCGGCCCTGTACGAGAAGTGGCGCACGAAGAAGGGCAGCACGCTCAGCGGCATTTCCCTCATGCCGGAGGCCGCCGACAACAACCCCGCCGCCTTCGAGCTGTTCTCGGAACTCGCCTGGCGCGACGGCGACCTGGATCTGGAGAGCTGGTTCCGGGAATGGTCGGCCTCCCGGTACGGCGCCGCCGACCCGCACGCCGAGGCCGCCTGGGACATCCTGCGCCGCACGGCCTACGGGACGACCCGCGCCGACAAGTGGGCCGAGGGCGCCGACGGTCTCTTCGGGGCCCGGCCCGACCTCGCCGCGAAGTCGGCGGCGGCCTGGTCACCGAAGAAGCTGCGGTACGACGCGGCGGCCTTCGAGCCCGCGCTCGGTGAACTCCTGGCGGTGCGGGCCGGCTTGCGGAACTCGTCCGCGTACCGTCGCGACCTGCTCGACGTCGCCCGGCAGGCGCTCTCCAACCGCAGCCGCGTCCTGCTGCCGCGCGTCAAGGAGGCGTACGACGCCGGGGACGCCGCCCGCTTCGACCGCCTCACCCGCGAGTGGCTGACCCTGATGGACCTGCTCGAACGGCTCGTGGCCACCGACTCCCGTCATCTGCTGGGGCGTTGGATCGCGGACGCCCGCGCGTGGGGCGCCGACGCGGCGGAACGGGACCGGCTCGCGTACGACCAGCTGTCCCTGCTCACCGTGTGGGGCACGCGCTCCGGTGCCGAGGCCGGCCTGCGCGACTACGCGAACCGCGAGTGGGCGGGTCTCGTGGGCGGCCTGTACCGGTCGCGCTGGGAGCGGTACTTCAAGGAGCTGCGCGCCGCCCTCGCGGAGAACCGCGCCCCCGAGAAGATCGACTGGTTCGTGATGGAGGAGGCGTGGACCGAGAACCCGGGACGCCTGGCGACCCGGCCGAAGGGTGACACGCACAAAGCAGCGGCAAAGGTATGGGACCACCTCAAACGTCACGGAGGGCATGTGAAGCGGTAA
- a CDS encoding helix-turn-helix domain-containing protein — translation MSSSTTNSNEPEPTDGLKAFGAVLKSFRKRAGYTQESLAPEIGYSAHFIASVEQGRRFPPPRFVDQCEMALDAFGTLRLAANQLSRQRGLASWFRQWARLEQDAVALSTYECRLIPGLLQTEAYARTLFINQLPPLGDDQIEAQLEARVERQQLLTGRPNTAYSFILEEHLFLRDMGGHEVTMELIDHVLGLAERRNIELQIMPVVRESHAGLGGPVQLLETPENQWFAYSEGQRSGQLISSPKEISVLQMRYARMRAQALSFDDSVGLLRRMRGE, via the coding sequence ATGTCGTCAAGTACGACGAACAGTAATGAGCCCGAACCGACCGATGGCCTCAAAGCCTTCGGTGCCGTTCTGAAGAGCTTCCGCAAGCGCGCCGGGTACACGCAGGAGTCCCTGGCCCCCGAAATCGGCTACTCGGCCCATTTCATCGCCTCCGTCGAGCAGGGCCGCCGGTTTCCGCCGCCCCGGTTCGTCGACCAGTGCGAGATGGCGCTGGACGCATTCGGGACGCTGAGGCTGGCGGCGAACCAGCTGTCGCGGCAGCGGGGGTTGGCGTCCTGGTTCCGCCAGTGGGCGCGGCTGGAGCAGGATGCGGTCGCGCTCTCCACGTACGAGTGCCGGTTGATTCCGGGCTTGTTGCAGACGGAGGCGTATGCGCGGACGCTGTTCATCAATCAGCTTCCGCCACTGGGCGACGACCAGATCGAGGCGCAACTGGAGGCGCGCGTCGAGCGCCAGCAACTCCTCACGGGGCGCCCGAACACGGCGTACAGCTTCATCCTTGAGGAACACTTGTTCCTGCGCGACATGGGCGGGCATGAAGTCACCATGGAACTCATCGACCACGTCCTCGGACTCGCCGAGCGGCGGAACATCGAGCTTCAGATCATGCCGGTGGTGAGGGAAAGCCATGCGGGACTGGGTGGGCCTGTGCAACTGCTGGAGACGCCGGAGAACCAGTGGTTTGCCTATTCCGAGGGGCAGCGGAGTGGCCAACTCATCTCCTCCCCGAAGGAGATCAGTGTTCTCCAGATGCGGTATGCCAGGATGCGCGCACAGGCTCTCTCGTTCGACGACTCCGTGGGCCTGTTGAGGCGGATGCGAGGAGAATGA
- a CDS encoding SgcJ/EcaC family oxidoreductase, with protein sequence MPTESPTVQAADIAAVRQVVADASEFQNDVERFIPLFTADTTVVNFGGRRVAGRDTLEEAMRQALASPLADVVTTVEEEDIRFVRDDVAIVASVKRVSDGRRPGADGEAVTPLPASAGRLTHVLVKEDGTWRITSSQTTPILG encoded by the coding sequence ATGCCTACCGAGTCGCCCACTGTTCAGGCCGCCGACATCGCCGCCGTCCGTCAAGTCGTCGCGGACGCGAGCGAGTTCCAGAACGACGTGGAGCGGTTCATCCCCCTGTTCACCGCCGACACCACCGTCGTGAACTTCGGCGGGCGCCGCGTCGCCGGACGGGACACGCTGGAGGAGGCGATGCGGCAGGCGCTGGCGTCGCCGCTCGCCGACGTGGTCACCACGGTCGAGGAGGAGGACATCCGCTTCGTCCGGGACGACGTGGCGATCGTGGCGAGCGTCAAGCGGGTCTCCGACGGGCGGCGGCCGGGGGCCGACGGCGAGGCGGTGACCCCGTTGCCCGCCTCCGCGGGACGCCTCACGCACGTCCTTGTGAAGGAGGACGGGACCTGGCGGATCACGTCCTCCCAGACGACCCCGATCCTCGGCTGA
- a CDS encoding DUF3291 domain-containing protein: protein MPQLALYTFGVLKSPLADTSPLTREFYDIGGTVYQEISRQPGYLAHAEPAGHDRGKLFGADWGAWGEFTVPSWYDKGRTPETTALATTLSLWTDVRPAFDALYTGLHRTALNRRYDWFERTGHPNHVFWWVADGAIPTWRDGVAVLEYLQDGAPAPHAFTFHHSFTPEGATPGLRRAGTASTPRGRSC, encoded by the coding sequence GTGCCCCAGCTTGCTCTGTACACCTTCGGCGTCCTGAAGTCACCGCTCGCCGACACCTCACCCCTGACGCGCGAGTTCTACGACATCGGCGGAACCGTCTACCAGGAGATCAGCCGGCAGCCCGGATACCTCGCGCACGCGGAACCGGCGGGCCACGACCGGGGCAAGCTCTTCGGGGCGGACTGGGGTGCGTGGGGCGAGTTCACCGTACCGAGCTGGTACGACAAGGGCCGCACGCCGGAGACCACCGCGCTGGCCACGACCCTGTCGCTCTGGACGGACGTGCGCCCCGCCTTCGACGCCCTCTACACCGGCCTGCACCGCACGGCGCTGAACAGGCGTTACGACTGGTTCGAGAGGACGGGGCACCCGAACCACGTGTTCTGGTGGGTCGCCGACGGGGCGATACCCACCTGGCGGGACGGGGTCGCCGTCCTGGAGTACCTCCAGGACGGCGCCCCCGCGCCACACGCCTTCACCTTCCACCACTCGTTCACCCCCGAAGGGGCGACGCCGGGACTCAGGCGCGCGGGCACTGCTTCCACGCCACGTGGTAGATCGTGCTGA
- a CDS encoding ATP-binding protein, translating to MPTQARPAAAPRTFAQRFSSTPRGARLARRLTRYHLDGWGIAYDTELSDAAEAIVAELAANAVTHGRVPGLDFELGLTLRADTLRIEVADARADVVSHVARKSGGAEGESGRGLVIVAALATEWGVAGRKVGKTVWAELTTQGHERS from the coding sequence ATGCCGACCCAAGCGCGCCCCGCCGCCGCACCCCGCACCTTCGCGCAACGCTTCAGTTCCACGCCCCGGGGTGCCCGCCTCGCGAGGAGGCTGACCAGGTATCACCTGGACGGCTGGGGCATCGCGTACGACACCGAACTCTCCGACGCCGCCGAGGCGATCGTCGCCGAGCTCGCGGCGAACGCCGTGACCCACGGTCGCGTACCGGGCCTCGACTTCGAGCTCGGCCTGACGCTGCGCGCCGACACGCTGCGTATCGAGGTCGCCGACGCCCGTGCGGACGTCGTCTCGCACGTCGCGCGCAAGTCCGGGGGCGCGGAAGGCGAGTCGGGGCGGGGGCTCGTGATCGTCGCCGCGCTCGCCACCGAGTGGGGCGTGGCCGGACGCAAGGTCGGCAAGACGGTGTGGGCCGAGCTCACCACGCAGGGCCACGAACGGAGTTAA
- the proP gene encoding glycine betaine/L-proline transporter ProP — MSAPEAPETPAAPAPEAVARHRALFRAIHRRKNPRLRQTDITVTEEAQVKRAVKATALGNAMEWYDFGVYAYLAVIIGKEFFPSGNDTAQTLSSLATFAAAFLVRPIGGMFFGPLGDRVGRKKILALTMIMMSTATLAIGLIPSYASIGVWAPVLLVLCRMVQGFSTGGEYGGAATFIAEYAPDKRRGFWGSFLEFGTLIGYTVAAVLVTALTAGLSDDAMQSWGWRIPFLVASPLGLIGLYLRLKLDESPAFQKMEEAESGPAAERDKKSFRESFFGQWRAMLLCIALVAAFNITDYMLLSYMPTYLTQLGFGETGGLMSIVIVMLILMALINSVGRLSDRIGRKPVLMAGSVGFFVLALPAFLLIKQGGTIAVFAGLLILGLALVCYLGVMSSSLPALFPTDVRYGSLSIGFNISVSLFGGTTPLVVAALIGATGNDLMPAFYTMLAGLVGIIAVAAMKETARKPLEGSPPSVATDEEARELVESQRVS, encoded by the coding sequence GTGAGCGCGCCCGAAGCCCCAGAAACACCGGCAGCACCGGCTCCCGAAGCCGTGGCACGGCACCGGGCGCTCTTCCGGGCGATCCACCGCCGCAAGAACCCGCGCCTGCGCCAGACGGACATCACCGTCACCGAGGAGGCGCAGGTCAAGCGCGCGGTGAAGGCGACCGCGCTGGGCAACGCGATGGAGTGGTACGACTTCGGTGTCTACGCCTACCTCGCCGTCATCATCGGCAAGGAGTTCTTCCCCTCCGGGAACGACACCGCGCAGACCCTCTCCTCCCTGGCGACCTTCGCCGCGGCGTTCCTGGTGCGGCCCATCGGCGGCATGTTCTTCGGCCCGCTCGGCGACCGGGTGGGCCGCAAGAAGATCCTCGCCCTCACCATGATCATGATGTCGACGGCGACGCTGGCGATCGGCCTGATCCCGAGCTACGCGTCGATCGGCGTCTGGGCGCCGGTCCTCCTCGTCCTCTGCCGCATGGTGCAGGGCTTCTCGACGGGCGGCGAGTACGGGGGTGCCGCGACGTTCATCGCGGAGTACGCGCCCGACAAGCGCCGCGGTTTCTGGGGCTCGTTCCTGGAGTTCGGCACGCTCATCGGCTACACGGTCGCCGCGGTCCTCGTCACCGCCCTCACCGCGGGGCTCAGCGACGATGCCATGCAGTCGTGGGGCTGGCGCATCCCGTTCCTGGTGGCGTCGCCGCTCGGCCTCATCGGCCTCTACCTGCGGCTGAAGCTCGACGAGTCGCCCGCGTTCCAGAAGATGGAGGAGGCGGAGAGCGGTCCTGCCGCCGAGCGCGACAAGAAGTCGTTCAGGGAGTCCTTCTTCGGCCAGTGGCGCGCGATGCTGCTGTGCATCGCGCTGGTCGCGGCGTTCAACATCACCGACTACATGCTCCTGTCCTACATGCCGACGTACCTCACGCAGCTCGGCTTCGGCGAGACCGGCGGCCTGATGTCGATCGTCATCGTCATGCTGATCCTGATGGCGCTGATCAACTCCGTCGGCCGCCTCTCCGACCGCATCGGCCGCAAGCCGGTCCTGATGGCGGGCTCGGTGGGTTTCTTCGTCCTCGCCCTCCCCGCGTTCCTGCTGATCAAGCAGGGCGGGACGATCGCGGTCTTCGCGGGCCTGCTGATCCTGGGCCTCGCCCTGGTCTGCTACCTGGGCGTCATGTCCTCGTCGCTCCCGGCCCTCTTCCCGACGGACGTCCGCTACGGCTCCCTCTCCATCGGTTTCAACATCTCCGTCTCCCTCTTCGGCGGCACGACCCCGCTGGTCGTCGCCGCGCTGATCGGCGCGACCGGCAACGACCTGATGCCCGCGTTCTACACGATGCTCGCCGGACTCGTCGGCATCATCGCGGTCGCCGCGATGAAGGAGACGGCCCGCAAGCCGCTCGAGGGCTCGCCGCCGTCGGTGGCGACGGACGAGGAGGCGCGGGAGCTGGTGGAGTCGCAGCGGGTGTCCTGA
- a CDS encoding DUF397 domain-containing protein encodes MGTPELTWFKSSYSSSGDGDCLEVALTWRKSSYSGGSGDDCVEIAPCPTTLHVRDSKNPDGPQLALSSRAWTDFVAYASLR; translated from the coding sequence ATGGGCACCCCCGAACTGACATGGTTCAAGAGCAGCTACAGCAGCAGCGGCGACGGCGACTGCCTGGAAGTCGCGCTCACCTGGCGCAAATCCAGCTACAGCGGCGGCTCTGGAGACGACTGCGTAGAGATCGCCCCCTGCCCCACTACCCTCCACGTACGCGACTCCAAGAACCCCGATGGCCCCCAACTCGCCCTGTCCTCCCGCGCCTGGACGGATTTCGTCGCGTACGCCTCCCTCCGCTGA
- a CDS encoding MATE family efflux transporter has translation MGPTEHRRRLVSLALPVYGELLAGVTAGIINMVWVAGLGGAAVAAVAVATNVENVLLGVILMAGSGTTVLVARARGAGDLVAERSAVRGGWVLWALITPVVAVGGYVCREPLARWVLGEDGGTSVHLATQYFAIALPGMAVYFATNVVDGILKGSGNTRTPMRLALLANGLILVLDPLLILGCDLGVRGAAIATVSGRSVALICGLLVLRPSLGPSGLGVRTLLADARRTAATGLPMSADFVVRMTGTLALVGVVARVGVDEVAAYGIATKATYVATMAFYSVRQAAAIHTAHLLGAGRDERRAVAREALRIAGAVGATAALVLLAAAPLVMRGFGAEGAVADAGVLYLRCLGPYLVLLACFIGVAGVYEGGGSSPALARITTGGVVVQLVLAYALLDHGLPGICGAMACAVALQCAALTRVSGGRRTRRNPSRRGRTGRVGGHRGSWSRVRGG, from the coding sequence ATGGGTCCGACGGAGCACCGGCGGCGGCTGGTGTCGCTCGCGCTACCGGTCTACGGGGAACTCCTCGCCGGAGTGACCGCCGGGATCATCAACATGGTCTGGGTGGCGGGACTGGGAGGGGCCGCGGTCGCCGCGGTGGCCGTCGCGACGAACGTCGAGAACGTGCTGCTCGGCGTGATCCTCATGGCCGGTTCCGGTACGACCGTGCTGGTGGCGCGTGCGCGGGGAGCGGGGGACTTGGTGGCGGAGCGCTCGGCCGTGCGGGGCGGCTGGGTGCTGTGGGCGCTGATCACCCCGGTGGTTGCGGTCGGCGGATACGTCTGCCGGGAGCCATTGGCCCGGTGGGTGCTCGGAGAGGACGGCGGCACCTCCGTACACCTCGCCACGCAGTACTTCGCGATCGCGCTGCCGGGCATGGCGGTCTACTTCGCCACGAACGTGGTCGACGGAATCCTCAAAGGCTCGGGGAACACGCGCACACCGATGCGGCTCGCCCTGCTGGCCAACGGATTGATCCTCGTCCTGGACCCGCTGCTCATCCTCGGCTGCGACCTGGGCGTGCGGGGCGCGGCGATCGCCACGGTATCCGGTCGCTCGGTGGCGCTGATCTGCGGCTTGTTGGTGTTGCGGCCGTCGCTCGGGCCGTCAGGCCTGGGGGTGCGGACTCTCCTCGCGGACGCGCGCCGGACGGCGGCGACAGGTCTGCCCATGTCTGCCGACTTCGTCGTCCGCATGACGGGCACGTTGGCGCTGGTCGGGGTGGTGGCCCGGGTCGGTGTGGACGAGGTCGCCGCGTACGGCATCGCGACGAAGGCGACGTACGTCGCGACGATGGCGTTCTACTCCGTCCGCCAGGCCGCCGCGATCCATACGGCGCATCTGCTGGGCGCGGGCCGGGACGAGCGGAGGGCCGTTGCCCGTGAGGCGCTACGGATCGCCGGTGCGGTCGGCGCGACGGCGGCGTTGGTGCTGCTCGCCGCCGCGCCCTTGGTCATGCGGGGGTTCGGGGCGGAGGGTGCGGTGGCGGACGCGGGCGTGTTGTACCTGCGATGCCTCGGTCCGTACCTGGTGCTGCTCGCCTGCTTCATCGGCGTGGCCGGAGTCTACGAGGGCGGTGGCAGCAGCCCGGCGTTGGCCCGCATCACGACGGGCGGTGTCGTGGTCCAACTGGTCCTGGCGTACGCCCTGTTGGACCACGGCCTACCCGGCATCTGTGGGGCCATGGCATGCGCGGTGGCTCTGCAATGCGCGGCGCTGACGCGCGTCAGCGGAGGGAGGCGTACGCGACGAAATCCGTCCAGGCGCGGGAGGACAGGGCGAGTTGGGGGCCATCGGGGTTCTTGGAGTCGCGTACGTGGAGGGTAG
- a CDS encoding PadR family transcriptional regulator — MLELAILGFLYEEPLHGYELKGRIQDLNGHIRPVSDGALYPAISRLTSAGYVDQRIEPGSSAAPRRVLSLTDAGRTRLLARLREPKDVEITDGQRFFTLLAFLRHLPEPAEQAAVLRRRQAFLSTPASFFYRDGKPVRAEEAPDLFRQGMLRIARATGTEEKAWLTEAIATLEES, encoded by the coding sequence ATGCTGGAGTTGGCGATTCTGGGGTTCCTGTACGAGGAGCCCCTGCACGGGTACGAGCTCAAGGGCCGTATCCAGGACCTGAACGGGCACATCCGGCCCGTGAGCGACGGCGCGCTCTACCCGGCGATCAGCCGGCTCACGAGCGCCGGGTACGTCGACCAACGCATCGAACCCGGCAGCAGCGCCGCGCCTCGCCGGGTCCTCTCCCTCACCGACGCCGGGCGCACCCGGCTCCTCGCACGCCTCCGCGAACCCAAGGACGTGGAGATCACCGACGGGCAGCGCTTCTTCACGCTCCTCGCGTTCCTGCGCCACCTTCCCGAACCGGCCGAACAGGCCGCCGTGCTCCGCCGCAGGCAGGCGTTCCTGTCCACCCCCGCCAGCTTCTTCTACCGCGACGGGAAACCCGTACGGGCGGAAGAGGCACCGGACCTCTTCCGCCAGGGGATGCTGCGCATCGCCCGCGCCACCGGCACGGAGGAGAAGGCGTGGCTGACCGAGGCCATCGCCACCCTGGAGGAATCCTGA
- a CDS encoding chitosanase, with protein sequence METPHHIRPRTTRPADTTATSRRTLLAFIGAAAVAGPLLATQSAGAATPFSSLITAGGLDDPAKKEIAMQIVCSAENSSLEWKKQYRYIEDIDDGRGYTAGIIGFCSGTGDMLDLVELYTRRKPGNILAKYLPALRRVDGSDSHEGLDPTFVRDWERAADTDAEFRKAQNDERDRVYFNPAVKQGKADGIGTLGQFCYYDAIVMHGDGGDSTSFRNIRKRALRSAKPPAQGGDEVTYLNAFLDARVWAMKQEEAHEDTSRVDTAQRVFLKKRNLNLDPPLDWKVYGDPYHIG encoded by the coding sequence GTGGAAACCCCCCACCACATACGCCCGCGCACCACCCGCCCGGCGGACACCACCGCGACCTCCCGTCGCACCCTGCTCGCCTTCATCGGCGCGGCAGCCGTGGCGGGCCCGCTCCTCGCCACCCAGTCGGCGGGCGCGGCCACCCCGTTCTCCTCCCTCATCACGGCGGGCGGACTCGACGACCCGGCGAAGAAGGAAATCGCGATGCAGATCGTCTGCAGCGCGGAGAACTCCTCGCTCGAATGGAAGAAGCAGTACCGGTACATCGAGGACATCGACGACGGCCGCGGCTACACCGCGGGCATCATCGGTTTCTGTTCGGGCACCGGCGACATGCTCGACCTCGTCGAGCTCTACACGCGGCGCAAGCCCGGCAACATCCTCGCCAAGTACCTGCCCGCGCTGCGCAGGGTCGACGGCTCCGACTCGCACGAGGGGCTCGACCCGACGTTCGTGCGCGACTGGGAGCGGGCCGCCGACACGGACGCGGAGTTCCGCAAGGCGCAGAACGACGAGCGCGACCGGGTCTACTTCAACCCGGCGGTCAAGCAGGGCAAGGCGGACGGCATCGGCACGCTCGGCCAGTTCTGTTACTACGACGCCATCGTCATGCACGGCGACGGCGGCGACTCCACCAGCTTCCGCAACATCCGCAAGCGCGCGCTGCGCTCGGCCAAGCCGCCGGCCCAGGGCGGCGACGAGGTGACGTACCTGAACGCCTTCCTCGACGCGCGCGTCTGGGCGATGAAGCAGGAGGAGGCCCACGAGGACACCAGCCGGGTCGACACGGCACAGCGCGTCTTCCTGAAGAAGCGCAACCTCAACCTGGACCCGCCGCTGGACTGGAAGGTCTACGGCGACCCGTACCACATCGGGTAG
- a CDS encoding nuclear transport factor 2 family protein, producing MSEIQIPAAEQPKAEIDALTAEFFGAFDNRGGKAADVARIRRLMLPGGVIVVTGPQYAAYTVEEFIEPRERLLADGRLVEFAEWEVSERTDIAGDIACRFGEYAKAGVMDGEPFEGGGTKTMQFVRTPEGWRIAAFSWYDHP from the coding sequence ATGTCCGAGATCCAGATACCCGCGGCCGAGCAGCCCAAGGCCGAAATCGACGCACTGACCGCCGAGTTCTTCGGAGCTTTCGACAACCGCGGCGGCAAGGCCGCGGACGTCGCCAGGATCCGTCGGCTCATGCTGCCCGGCGGGGTGATCGTCGTGACGGGACCGCAGTACGCGGCCTACACCGTGGAGGAGTTCATCGAGCCCCGCGAGCGGCTGCTCGCCGACGGACGCCTCGTCGAGTTCGCGGAGTGGGAAGTCTCGGAACGCACCGACATCGCCGGTGACATCGCGTGCCGGTTCGGCGAGTACGCCAAGGCGGGCGTCATGGACGGCGAGCCGTTCGAGGGCGGCGGCACGAAGACGATGCAGTTCGTCCGCACGCCGGAGGGCTGGCGGATCGCCGCGTTCTCCTGGTACGACCACCCCTGA